DNA sequence from the Juglans microcarpa x Juglans regia isolate MS1-56 chromosome 5S, Jm3101_v1.0, whole genome shotgun sequence genome:
CACAGTGAATTCCACTACGATTTGCTGTCATCCTATTATATAAAGGGCTCTCTGTAACCATAAGAAACCCTCTGTTTTTTCTCTCCCTTCCAAGTGTCCATCGGATGCAATCAATTCTCAAACAATTATGTGAGTGAGAGTAtagccaaaaataaaaccacttCCACTTAATATGGCCACGGTTCGCAAATTGATAGTTGAAGTTGTTGAGGCACGCAATCTATTGCCGATAGACGGCAATGGCACGTCCAGCCCGTACGTCCAGATCGACTTCCACGGGCAGCGAAAGCGCACGCGAACTAAAATTCGTGATCTCAACCCGACATGGAACGAGTTGCTCGAGTTCAACGTGGGTAAGCCATCGGAAGTTTTCGGTGACATGCTTGAGGTCGACATTTACCACGACAGGAACCATGGACAGACTAGGAAGAACAATTTTCTGGGTCGGAATAGGTTGAGCTCTACGCAGTTCGTTAGGAAAGGCGAGGAGGCGTTGATGTATTTCCCTTTGGAGAAGAAGAACATCTTCTATTGGGTTCGAGGTGATATTGGGCTGAAGATATACTTCGTCGATGAGGTCGCCCCACCACCGACGCCGCCTCCTCAGCCTCCGGTGAAGGAAGTAAAGCCTGAGCAGCCTTCACCACCACCGGTTGATTCGCCGGCTCCTCCGGAAAATGAACCAAAGCCTCCGTCCGAAGCTAATGGGAATGAAGAATCTGCTGCTCGTCCACCCGAGCCGACGGCTCCGGCTGATGCTCAAAAGCCCAATGAAGAGCCACCTGCTGACGCTAAAGGGGCATCTAATCTAGCCCCAGAAGCTGCGCCACCAACTGAAAATGTCGCTCCTGATCAAGTGGAGAAGCCGACAGAAGTGTCCGAGTCTGAGCCTCCACAGCCATCAGAAAAGAATGAAGATCAAACGGACCAACCACCACTTAAAGAGTGCAAGCAACCCTATCCTCAGATCGGAATGATGGCAACAGCGGTACCGATATCGCCGGATAGCGCTCCAGAAGCCAGTTTCTCTAAAATCAGCTGTCCAAAACCTATAAAAATGACGATGGGGCGGGAAAAATTTACTGCTTTGGATCCAACGGAAAGCATGAAAATCGAACCGCTGTCATTCGAACTCGTAGAGAAGATGCACTATCTGTTCGTTCGAGTGGTGAAAGCGAGGTCGCTCCCCACCAATGGCAATCCGGTTGTGAAAATTTTGGCTTCAAGCCACCATGTCAGATCCAAACCCGCCCGCAAAACTGATCATTTGTTCGTGTGGAACCAAACATTTGCTTTCGGCCACGACGCTCCAGATTCTTCGTCCCTCTTAGAAGTCAGTGTTTGGGACCCGCCTCCAAACTCCGAGAAGCACGGACACGGCACTTTTTTAGGTTGGGTTGGCTTCGATGTGACAGAAATCCCACTACGGGACCCACCAGATAGCCCGCTGGCCACACAGTGGTACCGATTGGAAGGAAAAGGGCCCCACAGTGGAGACCTCATGCTTGCCACGTGGGTTGGCACACAAGCTGACGAGGCATTCCCGGATGCATGTAAGACGGACATGGCTTATAATGTTAACTCCCAAGCCAAAGTATACCAATCCCCAAAGCTGTGGTACCTTCGAGCTACCGTCCTCGATGCCCAGGATATTCTCCCCCTAATGGCGTCAAAAGAATCCTCCTTCCAAGTCAGAGCCCAGCTGGGATTCCAAGTTTCGAAAACCAAGCTCTCTGTTTCACGCAACGGCACCCTGTCCTGGAACGAAGACTTGATGTTCGTCGCTGCAGAGCCATCAAATGACCACCTGGTTCTCACTCTGGAAAACCGACAACCCAAAGCAACGGTAATAATAGGTGTGGTTAGAATACCACTCACTACCATCGAAAGGCGGGTGGACGACCGACCAATTTCCTCAACTTGGTTCAGTTTCGAGGACCCAGACAAGGAGAAGAGGATGTACAAAGGCAGGGTCCAACTCCGCTTGTGCTTTGACGGTGGTTATCATGTGATGGACGAGGCCACCCATGTTTGCAGCGATTATCGTCCCACTGCTCGGCAACTATGGAAACCACCAATTGGTAAGGTCGAGCTCGGCATAATCAGTTGCAAGAACCTGACACCGATGAAGACTGTAAGAGGTAAAGGCTCCACAGATGCATACTGCGTCGCCAAATACGGTTCCAAGTGGGTACGTACTCGAACCGTTTTTGACAGCTTGGATCCTAAATGGAACGAGCAGTACACGTGGCAGGTGTATGACCCATGCACTGTGTTGACAATTGGAGTTTTCGACAGTTGGGCAGTACATGGAATGGAGGAAGGCTCCAAGGAAAGCACGCGTCCCGATTTCTGCATTGGCAAGGTTCGAGTACGCCTCTCTACATTGCAAATTAGTAAAGTGTACAGAAGCAAGTACCCGTTGCTGGTTTTGTACAATTCAGGGATGAAGCAGATGGGTGAGGTGGAGATCGCCATAAGATTTGCACGTGCGGTTCCCACGATGGACATTGTCCATGTCTACTCGCAGCCTTTGCTGCCATTGATGCACCATATCAAGCCGCTTGGCATGGACCAGCAAGATATGTTGAGGAACACAACCGTGAAGATCGTCGCAGCGCATTTGTCCCGATCCGAACCACCACTTAGGCGGGAGGTCGTGTTTTACATGCTTGACGCGGACACACACGCCTTCAGCATGCGAAAGCTACGTGTAAACTGGTTTAGGATCGCCAACGTGATTGCCGGTTTGATCGACATCGCGAGGTGGATAAATGACACGCGTTTGTGGAAGAATCCGACTTCTACAATACTCGTGCACGCCTTGTTTGTCATGCTGGTTTGGTTCCCCGACCTAATTGTCCCAACGTTGGCATTCTACGTATTCGTGATTGGTGGTTGGAACTACAGGTTTCGTGCGCGAGATTCACTCCCACATTTTGACACGCAGATCTCGCTGGTCGATACCGTTGATCGTGACGAGCTCGACGAGGAGTTCGACACTGTGCCGTGTAACAGGCCGAACGAGGTCGTGCGTGCTAGGTACGACAAGCTACGCATAATAGGGGCACGCGTGCAAAGGGCGCTGGGAGACATTGCGACGCAAGGCGAACGGGCGCAAGCGTTGGTGACATGGAGGGACCCGCGTGCGAGCGGAATATTTGTGGGGCTGTGTTTTGTGGTGGCGATGATACTGTATATGGTGCCGTCCAAGATGGTGGCCATGGCGTTTGGTTTCTATTATTTCCGCCATCCTCTTTTCCGCAATCGGATGCCGTCACCGGCCTTGAATTTCTTTAGGAGGCTTCCTTCCCTAGCCGACCGAATCATCTAGTCTTGTAATAATGACAAAGACCTATTTGGCTATGagaagttataaaaaataaatgcgacctttaatttttatctccTCTCATCGTGTTAACGTCATATATAGTATGCACCGATTTTAgtgttattttattctaaacAATAGTTTCTTCAAGAGTTGATAATCAGTAATATGATTTTATCTTCATCCGCTATCCTTTTTTTGCGTGTAAGAGATATTCATTTCGCTGTGGGATAATTTAAATGGAAAAATCTAACTGTAAGCGGATTTGCATATTAATACGCACACTAATACTAAGGTAAAAAAgtagactttaatgaaatagtgccgatttaaaaataaacatttaataaaatagtctACGTTAATATTGGTGTACAAATTAGTCTGCAAATCTGCTTGTACTTAGAATAACTCATTTTGAATTGAGTGATATCGATATGCCACCCAAGTTTGACTGTTGggcatattaattaatataaattttacattttattttattttattcatattttattcatatttaaaaaaaaacagcaatTCACTAAAAGTTAtctttttaaccattaagtaaaaaaaattaaaaaaatatatattaaatacatGAACGGTCAAAATGATGGAGCAAAGCAGAGGGacatactagcattttccttgaATTTCCTAACTAAGCTGGTACTTTTGATCACAAATAGGTAGGGGTGTAAGCAGTCCAGTTTTGGGCAAATTTTGGGATCAAATCGGTATACAgcagttttgcattttcaagaaccgatACCGCACCGGCTACCTTGCCAAACCGGTACTTCCAATTTTATCGGTTCggtccatttttttatttttaatatatattaaatctctaatatataaatattagtaatacactaatactattagtgttaacatcgtgtttcaCACACCCTTGGGTCAAAATCCAACAACTTAGATCTTTGAAAATGAGACTTGCACAAAGAAGAATCTACTGCAGCTTTGAGAGGGTGGCATTGGGGCCGGAGAACCTCTGATCCCAAAGTCGgtaaatgtttttgaaatgtagtaaataagtaagaaattctatagatcagagagagttttttCATGCCTGGGATCAACTATTTATACTACAGGTCATAAGAGCAGATCATGCCTGCTCTCATGAAGTTTGGGTTCTCCgtactgttcattttgtcaAAACCTTTAAATGTGGCGTGACTTTGTGTCGGCTTAATTAATGTAGAGTGTGACTTAATTAGTAGCACcaatgtgacgccccgactcccacgtacaaaaaacaagggaatcgtgacgtcaggatggtgacaacacggtcacgcatcccaaccaaatgtgctcaagtgtgtgtgcaacatgcaaaggtgcacaataaaagtcgcagcggataatataaataagtcaactaagtaccagaaatttaaatacaaatattcaacacaatttatctttaaaaatatacagtcatcccaaatataatacaaaaggtaaatacataaattgataaaaacataactcactaaacaggagcaatcccagatcactcctccaacggagccaagctaaggctcgtcatcatcatctgcatcaaaatctgcgataccataaaatggtaccacaggtaagtataaaccaaacaactctcgggataaaaatacattaatgcaaccaacaatatagcaaaatacatttagccataaaataccattttttcccagaaaaatgattatttccaacacacgccaaaaatcccattttggcccaaaatatccgtaaaacagtttcccataaaatgattcacacaaacaatccatttatcggacactgtaggcgggaatcgcaggcgggactctaccaccgtctctgcttaccaccatccctaccgcgtgcaccgtaggcgggaatcacaggcgggacacaaccaccatccctgcttaccaccatccctatcgcgtgcaccgtaggcgggaatcacaggcgggactctaccaccatccctgcttaccaccatccctacagttcctttacacacaatgaatacttaacagagcactgtaggcgggaatcacaggcgggacacaaccaccatccctgcttaccaccatccctacagtctcttttccttttactcacatgaaaatccaattccaataaacacatgaacatgtatgcaatcatgcgaaaacccagttttctttacaaacatgatcatgcatgcaatatgcgatgtacatgaacaagccataaccaacaaccaacaaccacaattcacaatgcaaacaaacacacaactccgtccacaatccatccgacccccgaaactcctcggactcagtccggcaaaacaaaccaattctcAGATaatgtgttagtgtaaaaatatatttaaatcacgaaagttctttaaggaaaatacttacagtgcaatataacaattttcgaaggatcacgaagttgcaagtggtgatgtctgagcaacaccacagtgtaaaatacactgtggccgtgggtcacagatacccacttttcaacgatgacaaacgaagacccaaaaatggtagggtagggcctagggaggtcggtgaagccaatggtggtggtggtttgccgtgggtggcggcgaaatgggcggtagaagaccaaaatgcccaaatcgaaaatgtagatggtggagctttaccggtgatggatcggaggtggggttgggtccaatgggttgccaagaggtcggggatgaagtggtaggaagatggtggccaatggcggtgcgacggcggcgcaacggcggaaagagtgtcgcagctttgaagggctactggtggttaacggcggcacgaatggagctgaggttggtggggtgaggtcgccggcggctggggaagctagcgggctgggcggtgaaggccacccgGCTCACGGAGgtgctggcgtgaaggtggcccgcggcttcgtggggtgcgtgtgggctaccggcggcgaggtaggggc
Encoded proteins:
- the LOC121268135 gene encoding protein QUIRKY isoform X2, whose product is MATVRKLIVEVVEARNLLPIDGNGTSSPYVQIDFHGQRKRTRTKIRDLNPTWNELLEFNVGKPSEVFGDMLEVDIYHDRNHGQTRKNNFLGRNRLSSTQFVRKGEEALMYFPLEKKNIFYWVRGDIGLKIYFVDEVAPPPTQPSPPPVDSPAPPENEPKPPSEANGNEESAARPPEPTAPADAQKPNEEPPADAKGASNLAPEAAPPTENVAPDQVEKPTEVSESEPPQPSEKNEDQTDQPPLKECKQPYPQIGMMATAVPISPDSAPEASFSKISCPKPIKMTMGREKFTALDPTESMKIEPLSFELVEKMHYLFVRVVKARSLPTNGNPVVKILASSHHVRSKPARKTDHLFVWNQTFAFGHDAPDSSSLLEVSVWDPPPNSEKHGHGTFLGWVGFDVTEIPLRDPPDSPLATQWYRLEGKGPHSGDLMLATWVGTQADEAFPDACKTDMAYNVNSQAKVYQSPKLWYLRATVLDAQDILPLMASKESSFQVRAQLGFQVSKTKLSVSRNGTLSWNEDLMFVAAEPSNDHLVLTLENRQPKATVIIGVVRIPLTTIERRVDDRPISSTWFSFEDPDKEKRMYKGRVQLRLCFDGGYHVMDEATHVCSDYRPTARQLWKPPIGKVELGIISCKNLTPMKTVRGKGSTDAYCVAKYGSKWVRTRTVFDSLDPKWNEQYTWQVYDPCTVLTIGVFDSWAVHGMEEGSKESTRPDFCIGKVRVRLSTLQISKVYRSKYPLLVLYNSGMKQMGEVEIAIRFARAVPTMDIVHVYSQPLLPLMHHIKPLGMDQQDMLRNTTVKIVAAHLSRSEPPLRREVVFYMLDADTHAFSMRKLRVNWFRIANVIAGLIDIARWINDTRLWKNPTSTILVHALFVMLVWFPDLIVPTLAFYVFVIGGWNYRFRARDSLPHFDTQISLVDTVDRDELDEEFDTVPCNRPNEVVRARYDKLRIIGARVQRALGDIATQGERAQALVTWRDPRASGIFVGLCFVVAMILYMVPSKMVAMAFGFYYFRHPLFRNRMPSPALNFFRRLPSLADRII
- the LOC121268135 gene encoding protein QUIRKY isoform X1, encoding MATVRKLIVEVVEARNLLPIDGNGTSSPYVQIDFHGQRKRTRTKIRDLNPTWNELLEFNVGKPSEVFGDMLEVDIYHDRNHGQTRKNNFLGRNRLSSTQFVRKGEEALMYFPLEKKNIFYWVRGDIGLKIYFVDEVAPPPTPPPQPPVKEVKPEQPSPPPVDSPAPPENEPKPPSEANGNEESAARPPEPTAPADAQKPNEEPPADAKGASNLAPEAAPPTENVAPDQVEKPTEVSESEPPQPSEKNEDQTDQPPLKECKQPYPQIGMMATAVPISPDSAPEASFSKISCPKPIKMTMGREKFTALDPTESMKIEPLSFELVEKMHYLFVRVVKARSLPTNGNPVVKILASSHHVRSKPARKTDHLFVWNQTFAFGHDAPDSSSLLEVSVWDPPPNSEKHGHGTFLGWVGFDVTEIPLRDPPDSPLATQWYRLEGKGPHSGDLMLATWVGTQADEAFPDACKTDMAYNVNSQAKVYQSPKLWYLRATVLDAQDILPLMASKESSFQVRAQLGFQVSKTKLSVSRNGTLSWNEDLMFVAAEPSNDHLVLTLENRQPKATVIIGVVRIPLTTIERRVDDRPISSTWFSFEDPDKEKRMYKGRVQLRLCFDGGYHVMDEATHVCSDYRPTARQLWKPPIGKVELGIISCKNLTPMKTVRGKGSTDAYCVAKYGSKWVRTRTVFDSLDPKWNEQYTWQVYDPCTVLTIGVFDSWAVHGMEEGSKESTRPDFCIGKVRVRLSTLQISKVYRSKYPLLVLYNSGMKQMGEVEIAIRFARAVPTMDIVHVYSQPLLPLMHHIKPLGMDQQDMLRNTTVKIVAAHLSRSEPPLRREVVFYMLDADTHAFSMRKLRVNWFRIANVIAGLIDIARWINDTRLWKNPTSTILVHALFVMLVWFPDLIVPTLAFYVFVIGGWNYRFRARDSLPHFDTQISLVDTVDRDELDEEFDTVPCNRPNEVVRARYDKLRIIGARVQRALGDIATQGERAQALVTWRDPRASGIFVGLCFVVAMILYMVPSKMVAMAFGFYYFRHPLFRNRMPSPALNFFRRLPSLADRII